The genomic DNA ctgttatctgaaatgtcctgactttagTTTGTCCATGCAGGAGTCATGCCCCCCGCACCTTGTTTGCCACTAAGgttgccacttttaagatacgAAAATACCGGACCCCAGGAGGGGGGGCTTTGGCCAAATGTCAACCAAGAGGGGGTGCTGGCGATTCGAGGATGACGGGGGGAGGTTAGTGTGAATTGCACACTGATAACATGTTTAACCTCATATCcaatagattacagtacttaaTATTTAGTACAGCCAAAAGTATGTAGACACCTGTAGAACATCTCAATCCAAAATCATGAATATTAaaatggagttggtcccccctttaATGCAGTAACAGCCTCCAgtctttccactagatgttggaacattgttgaggggatttgcttccattcagccacaagagcattattgagatcgggcactgatgttgttgggcgatcaggcctggctTTCGgcattccagttcatcccaaaggtgttcaaTGAGGTTGAGGTCTGGGCTCTGTACAAGCCAGTCAAGTTGTTCCACACCAATCgtgacaaaccatttctgtatggaccgcGCTTTGTGTATGGGCACATTGCAaaggaaacaggaaagggctgtccccaaactgttgcccaaaagttggaagtgcaaaatcatctagaatgtcattgtatgctgtattgtaaagatttcccttcagtggaactaaggggccCAAACTAAGAAAAACAGgcccagaccattattcctcctccaaattTTACAGTTAGTACTATGCATTCAGGTACAGATTGTTctggcatccgccaaacccagaAACCCAAATGATGAAGCATGATTCAGTCCAGTGGTGGCAAGCTTTACACCACTCTAGCCGACACTTGGCATTGCCCATGGCGATCTTAGGCTGGTGTGGCTGCttggccatggaaacccatttcatgaagctcctgacaaacagttcttgtgctgacattgcttccagaggcagtttggcaaaatattgactgaaggaggtgattacttatgcattcaattattttctgttttgtatttgtaattcatttagacaatttgcagattatatttttcactctgACATTATGaaaattttctgtgttgatcagtggcaaaaactgattaaatccattctgatttcatgttgtaatacaaagaaatgtggaaaagtccaaggggggtgaatactttcaagaGCCACTGTAAACaactgtcagcaatgggtgtggccgaaatagccaaatccattaattagaaggggtgtccaaaTACTGTTGGCCTTGTAGTGTAAAAATACCAGATAGTCCAGTAAATTACTGGCTGGCTGGCAGCCCTActtgccacagacatctttacaaatttctactttttcatgtttgaatggttaacaagatgtttgttatttatattttgattttgttaaacagttgtttacaaaaaaaaagtaaaaaaggaaACGTTACAAATAATAATCGCATTTGTGTGGCTccagagctggagctggttaaaagcagccattgctggagcagcagtgtggagctgcaccggagctggagctggagtaaCGGGTCTCCAGATCCGGAGCCATCCTGGAGCTGGAATTTAACCTCTGGAGCCGCTCCGAAGCTGGAGCCAGCAAACCtggagcactgccaaccctaaTTTGAAGTGCAGCTTGGAGTGATTTACATGATGTAAATTAGTCTTTTCCAAATATCTAGTGATTCATTTCTCGCTAAGAAGAAAGTTTGTGACAGCTAGTGATTTTGCTTTGCTGATCTGCTGTCTTGCCTCCTTAACTCCTTAACTTACAATATGTATTGCCAATTATCAACATGTCAATCAATTAGGTAAAGTTACAGCATActatattgttgttcatttatttaacacGGACTGGTAAAATATATCTGCATACTCTTCTTATTCTTCTTGTCTTCttcttatattattatattaatacatctggaaaataataatatcatgaTATAGGAATACCCattgtttggtttttgtttgttgttgttatttcatttatttatttatttgtaattctaacttttaaaataacaagAATGTTAAGCTAAGCCTATCAATATTGGGCTAAAGCTGACGTTTTCAGTAGCTAATAGGGGTAGCAACTACAGATAGACATTTGATCAGCTAAATATAATTTCAGcctgtttatgtattttagcATATATTTTAACCCTTACAATTCAGCACCttaaacataatatatatacacagcacacaccaacaaaGTTCCCAATTCTGAATACTGTTTAAACTGCATGTACAGCAGTATGTCAAATATTTTACAAGAAATACAAGAAAGGAAATCTGTACTAAAAAAAAGGAGGTCTGTACTACACTGAGGTCATAATCATCACCTGCCTTACCTTTTAAAATGTCCAACACCTATCTAGAACACCACCAATCTCAAGCGTAGTCTTTCACAGACATTGCTCTAATAGCTTCTCATTAGTTTCCATTCATGTTAATGGCACCAGTCTGAGAACTAGACTTAAGGGCTGCCTGTAGGTACACTATGACAGCACACCACCCCACTTAATTattaatagaaaaacaaactggAACATCCTTTTCCCAAaacagtataaataaagtattattGCTGATTAATTGTTGTGAAATAGCAAACATACTTACCTTCAAGTGCAGAGGACACCTATCTCTCTGATATACACTGTACGGAAGATTGAAAAAGCCACCAACAGAATtcagcaaaataaatgtttttattaccaAGACCCCGCCTGGTAGAAAGGGAAGAGATAATGAGAGCAGTTCCCACAAGAGCTATATCTTCTCTGAGTATTActttgatacacacacacacagtatatatgcAGTGGATGCCCTTGACTCAGTAAACCACAACCAATTGTTAAATAAGGAAGTAACATAcaatggttttgttttaatttcccctatgctcccttcctGTGGGCCTTGACTGTGTATGCACTTAACTTTTACAATCCAGAATGTAAGACCTACTTATTGTGTTCACTTatgtaaactggaatttgtacaatgtattatgctttgaattgcactgtattttgtaaattggaatttgtaatgtgttatgccttgtactgaactgtatttttgcactttgtattttgtttatattttgtaagtcaccctggataagggctaagaaataaataataataataataataataataataataataataataataataataataataataataataaaagatcaACATTTCAAATCTTGAATTATGCTTTTATCCGGCCCCAAGTACTAAGGGTCAATCTCAAGTTACTATCCacctaatatataaatatataaaatatataaaatatataaaagtcaGCTTTTAATTGTCCCTTTCCGGGACAGTAATTCCTGTGGTTTATTATGGAACACAGCAAGCATAAGCCATTATCTATTCCTTTCCTGTTTTGAGGCACACACCCTGATACAATCGTTGGCCCCCATTGCCCCACCCCCGCTACCATCGTGGACAAAACACCCCCCTACTCCAGCCCCGTGGAGAAACTTATGGCCcccctaatattacaactgACCCCAGGCGccaccccccctgccccccgCCTGAAATACTCTAGAACCGCCGCTGGACTGACCAAAGATGGTAAACACTAAAGAGCAGCTCACTCTGGCTTGAAAGGGTGAAGCTGGCACTCCATCAACTGCTTCAGCATGAGATCCTGAGAGTCATTATTTTCTGTCAATTGTTATCACTGAAACTGAATTAATGAATTTGCAAGTAGTGCTAGTATGCACTCTAGTCCTATGCTATATCATTATTACCAAATAAGTCTGTGAGtaaacaaaattaacaaaaataatattatgcaataatacaatataaaatacataatttgtgGCTGTAGTAATACAAACAGCTTATTAAGCTAAAACTCAAACAGAGATTTACCAGTAAAtgtgtaaacatttaaatatttgaaaatccTCCTTTGATAAAGGGTTGCTATCTTCAAGTACAATGACCTATCAGATAATAGCACATGACCATTTATATTACAACACACTTATTTTGTTCCCTTAATTAAAAACTTGGACTTTAACGGATACTACACATTAGCATGTTTTGGGTATTTTATTGTATCAATTATTGTCTATGACTTTGATAGAAGAAATTAAATCCACTTCCAAAagctaattattattaaatttctTAACTCTACAAGTCTTCCAGAACACATGGTTTGAGCTGCCCCTGGTCTCGTGATTGTGTGCTCTGGGCTTCACAGAACGGTCAGTCGTATTTGTCTCCAGCGGCTTAACCCAGTTTCTCTTCCACTTTTTCCCTGCAGGAACACATATTGCCCACTTCCTGCCTGCCAGGTTTATCACACTTTTGACAGTTCAGATTGCTGATGTAAGTCTATGTGTGCcaagaaaaacatttccttttggTGCAGTTCACATGAGCTCTAAGTGCTTCCATTCTTGTGCAAATATGAGATTAAAGGGAAGGCTAAAAGCAATTTCACTAGAAAAACTTGGGTACAAAaacatgtatgtttgtatgttaagtatgtatttatatattagaaGGTTACAAATTCATAGGGACAGGGGGGCATTCGTGGGGAAAGGGTAAGGGTCTACTATGGCATATTTTTTTACTCCCACACAACACTTTTTGGTCATGTATGACACTTTTTGGTCACTGATGACATTTCTAGTACACTCATCACACCTTTTAGCCATCCTATACCACATCTTTCCTATATTTTCCTTATCGGACAGTAATTTGCATAATAGAAAGGGATTATGATGTAAAAATAGCTTTATCACTCCAGGGGGCTATTTCCATTGTCCTATCAGTTatatcatatttaataataataataacaataataataataataataataataataataatacttacataTACTCATACTAACGTTCATACTATCATAAACATTAACATTCTTGCTATCTACTAACCTACTTAATTTGACATACTATTACAGATGCATACTAATCCTAATTTATATGAAACTACTACTAGTTAAATTACAAACTACCACTCATATTAACCTGCATACTACCATCAAAAAATACATATCCAATAATATATCACACAACATGTATTGTCACATGTAGACAATGTATCTTCCGATAGTTTAATTACTGATTTATGAATACATTCATACGTTAATTATCTGAAGTAACATAACACAAGGactgtaaaatataatatacatattgtCTTTGTAAATCAAGCAAGAACATCTTGTTTAATCtttttgtaatttaatataatCAAAAGTAAAATTTAATTAGGCAAAGCAAAAAAAAGTAATGGCTAAAAACACATGAATTGCATGTCATACATATActgttattaataaataaataaatcctgattTTCAGTTCCTGCACTGAAACATGGTCCAAAAAACATCCATTTACAGTTTTGTAAGGTATTAAACAAgataataatcattatcatttgcatcatattactactactacctagtagtaaaaaatattattatgatttttaataattaatttccaAACCAAAATATTGTTCtcacatttatgtttttatttatgaattcattatgaattattattgtttgttttttgtataggAAACAAAACAACCCTTATGACATTCTGAAGTAAAggataccttttttttttgttaacttCCTAAAACTACTGTTATTTTTAATACCCATAAAAATAACAAAGTCTGCAACAAATTTAACAttgtttaaatcaaaattaataaattacaagTTGAACCACAATCTCCTCAGGTTGAGGGATACAAGGGAATTTGGAAATTAAGAGTTTGCCTTTTAAGTCTTACATCTTATATTTTCTTTGCACTCTTGTTATATGATGTgttcattttactttatttaacaCGTGGTATGAAGCACTGTGAAGGATTTAACTTTCAACTAGTAAATTGTTTCTCCTCTTTAATGCTCTCCAAGCTTCCCCCAACACTGTGTTTACCACTTTGAATTTCACTTTGCTTCTCAGTGTCCCCCTTTAGGCCATACACCTCTACACCTACACTTTTCGCCACCTCACTCCCCATCTTCCATTCGTTAATTTTGTTCTGCAGCTCATCATCCTTATTACTGAAACCATCAGGCTGCACAGCTGGCTTCCAACCAGGATTGGTCCCCTCGGATGTCTTGGGAACTTTTAAGTAATCGATTTGGCGCTTATACTGCTTGTTGGCGGCACGTTTAATCTTTCTAGCAAAGAGATAGAAGATTTCGACTATGTTTAGAACGAGGGATACACAGGCCACCGTCAGCATGAACAGAATGAAGATGCTCTTTTCCGTGGGGCGGGATATGTAGCATTCCACAGTGAAAGGACAGGGCCTTCTGCTGCACACAAACATGGGTTCCAGCACGAAACCGTACAGATAATACTGACCCACGATAAAAGCCACCTCAAAGAGTATTTTAAAAATCACGTTTAGTAAATAACTACATAATAAATGCCCCTCAATTCTGATTTTACCCTTTGTATCTGTGTATTTCGGCACCTTGTTAGCTTTCACCAGCATATAATTATGTTGTTCACCTTGGTCTACTTGTTGAATTCTCAGCCTCATTTTCTCCTCCTTGTGGATTATATGCAAGACGTGTCCAAGGTAGACCAGAGTCGGGGCAGAAACAAAGATGATCTGAAGGACCCAGAAGCGAATGTGGGAGATCGGGAAAGCCAGGTCATAACAGACGTTCTCGCAACCAggctgctgtgtgttgcagatgAAACCTGATTGCTCGTCACCCCACACCTTTTCTGCTCCCGCCCCCAGCACTAAAATCCTGAAGACAAACAGGACAGTCAGCCAGACCTTCCCAACCACTGTGGAGTGGGACTGCACCTTATCCAGCAGCCTGCCCAGAAATGACCAGTCCCCCATTCCTTAACCGCTCTTTAATACTGctagaaagaaagagaggggaggaagagagagtagTAAAAAgagtaacaaaaaacaaaaacaagcaaaccaaaAAACAGTGACGATTAGTTGCAGCAAACAGCTAAGACATCTGATTATATATAGGGCCTACAGTCTGTGTTCCTTGACACAAACAATACACTATTTCTGTGCAGGATCCTGGTGGGCTGCTGTTagctggttgtgtgtttttagtACTAACATATCCAGAAGAAAGTTACACTTAATAcctaaaaaaaatatcaaacacaaacacatttacaaTGAGAGCCTGTAGCACCTGCTCAGATCCCAGGAGCAGCTTCAGACTGAAATATCCCGAAAGTCAGTCAGTAGCATATTGTAATGCTGCAGTTTCCTGGCCAATCAGTTTATATAAATTATTGTTTTGTCCTAAAATCTACAGGAAGCTGGAAATGGTGATTCGTttagattttgtattttctaaaaaaATAGTTTCAGATTTTAAATCAAGCACACAAAATATGACATTTGTATTAGTTATACTCTAAAGTTTATCTatagaataaaataagaatgcAGTTGAGTTTTTTGTTCACCAGTTCACCAGGCACCACtaagcaataattaatctcaTCCACGTGCAGTGCTAAGCATGGCACGAGGCTGTTGTTCTCAGAAATCAGTATCAGCTCAGACATACAGTGTATGTATACATAACattcatatatacatgtattcatAACACTCTTGGCAATAGCACATTAAATGTATCCAAGTTTAATTTGGCGATTAAATCTTGTTGTTGTAGTTCTGTGTGTTGCAATCATTAAACATATTTGCAAGGTGAGTATTAATTCAAAGTTAATTCAGTACTGACAAATAGTTTTTGCAACAGCTTAAAAATTTAAGtcaaattataataatggtGTGATCGaacattaaattaatgttttggaCATATGctataaaaatagaaagaagCCTGGAGTTAAAAAGCTTGAATGTTTTCTAACTCAATAACTCAATagattgtattatatttataacaattaaaaataatgttaaaaatatcatatcatatcatattattttttaatgtacaatgttgttgttatgttatgttgtgttattgtgttaactgatatttgtttttctacataaagatttttctttcatacatctgcaaatatataaagaatTAAACTGATTTGAATGACTGGAACTTTGTAAATAGTAGTACCAATactttttcaaaatacataaattaattaattgtactGTAAAGGATCAGTTATCAGCAATCTTACCTTTTACACTTGTTGGTAACCAAACCACCTCCAGAGCCTGTAACTTTCCCCAAATGACATAGGTCACAAactgtttgatttgtggtttcAACTAATTGCACAACTGAAACAGACTACAGGATGACTGCCACGTTTTCATAAAATCAGTCAATGATAAAACTAGCAGAAGCTTAAACTCAGAGCTCTGTGCCTTTATCCACACTGATTAATAATTAATAGAAACCTAAAATGTAACGTGCAACTTGTCACATCCTAAATAGTTGAGCTACCTTGTGCCATAAGTGTGTTTCTCGTTAAATTAAAAATCTGAAACAGTTTGTAATGGTACTAAAAATGCTTTCCTCTGGTTTAAGTAACTTTCTGACCAGAACAAAGACAAGTTTATTGAGAGTCGAGtggagctacagtgagggaaaaaagtattagatcccctgctgattttgtacgtttgcccactgacaaagtaatgatcagtctattattttaatggtaggtgtattttaacagtgagagacagaataacaacaaaaaaatccagaaaaatgcatttcaaaaaagttataaattgatttgcatgttaatgagggaaataagtatttgatcccctatcaatcagcaagatttctggctcccaggtgtcttttatacaggtaacgagctgagattaggaggtgctcctaatctcagctcgttacctgtataaaagacacctgtccacagaagcaatcaatcaatcagattccaaactctccaccatggccaagaccaaagagttgtccaaggatgtcagggacaagattgtagacctacacaaggctggaatgggctacaagaccatcgccaagcagcttggtgagaaggtgacaacagttggtgcgattattcgcaaatggaagaaacacaaaataactgtcagtctccctcggtctggggctccatgcaagatctcacctcgtggagtttcaatgatcatgagaatggtgaggaatcagcccagaactacacgggaggatcttgttaatgatctcaaggcagctgggaccacagtcaccaagaaaacaattggtaacacactacgccatgaaggactgaaatcctgcagcgcccgcaaggtcccccgctcaagaaagcacatgtacaggcccgtctgaagtttgccaatgaacatctgaatgattcagaggagaactgggtgaaagtgttgtggtcagatgagaccaaaattgagctctttggcatcaactcaactcgccgtgtttggaggaggaggaatgaccccaagaacaccatccccaccgtcaaacatggaggtggaaacattatgctttgggggtgtttttctgctaaggggacaggacaactgcaccgcatcaaagggacgatggacggggccatgtaccgtcaaatcttgggtgagaacctccttccctcagccagggcattgaaaatgggttgtggatggatattccagcatgacaatgacccaaaacacacagccaaggcaacaaaggagtggctcaagaagaagcacattaaggtcctggagtggcctagctagtctccagaccttaatcccatagaaaatttgtggagggagctgaaggtttgagttgccaaacgtcagcctcgaaaccttaatgacttgaagaggttctgcaaagaggagtgggacaaaatccctcctgagatgtgtgcaaatctggtggccaactacaagaaacgtctgacctctgtgattgccaacaagggttttgccaccaagtcccTCACTGTAATACTGTTACAATGGGTGTGTTATAATACTCTGTAACTGTTCAAAGCATTTGCTTTCTTTGCAGCTTAATGTTCCTGTGCTCTGGTATCCTTGACATTATCTGTGTTGTTCTAATGTTTACATTCAGATTCATTCCAGGGGTTTCACaaacaattttgtttttaatacatgcaTTAGGATTTGATTAAGTTTCCAAAAATAATTAGATTAGATACATATTACCAATACATATTATCttgttgtatgtatatatatatatatatatacagttaggtccataaatatttggacagtggcaCAATtgccatcattttggctctgtatgccaccacaatggatttgaaaggaaacaattaagatgtgcttgaagtgcagactttcatctttaatgtgagggtagttacatccaggCATAAGTACCCAGGCATACAACAGTGTTTCTGCCATGAGCCTTCAGAAACTCAGAGCAGGCCAATAGGAGAAAAAGatgaaaattaaattgaatCAGTTATTATAATCAGCAAAATCAGTATAAAGCTGGTATGGTTGGGGGCATGTTTATAAAGGCTTTGATGAAAACATGGTGAGTATGGTGACAAGCAGTAAAGGCTGATAACCTGCTGACCAGTGCCACATAAGCAGTTTCAACTAATCACACACACCTACAACAGTAATAAATAATCTCATGCAtatgttaattgtatttttgaataTTATGCATCTGGCAAttctatttgtattgtatttcaacATGGTGTTATCACTTTTAAGACTGCACCCTGTTGCCCATCTCAGGAAATACAAAAAGGCTCTTTAGTTTTTTACTTCACATCATGTTAGAGGAAATTACAGGGTGAACTTGTTACTTTTTGACAGCTGTTTGCTGAGAATTTCTGAAACTTTAACTGTAATACAAAGGATGGTGGTCATAATGTAACGTTattatacaatatttacataattattACATAGAGTATTTCCAACATAAAATAGATAGAAACCTTAATTTTTATAAttgtgtttatactttttggaatactatatatatatatatacactcacctaaaggattattaggaacaccatactaatactgtgtttgaccccctttcgccttcagaactgccttaattctacgtggcattgattcaacaaggtgctgaaagcattctttagaaatgttggcccatattgataggatagcatcttgcagttgatggagatttgtgggatgcacatccagggtacgaagctcccgttccaccacatcccaaagatgctctattgggttgagatctggtgactgtgggggccagtttagtacagtgaactcattgtcatgttcaagaaaccaatttgaaatgattggacctttgtgacatggtgcattatcctgctggaagtagccatcagaggatgggtacatggtggtcataaagggatggacatggtcagaaacaatgctcaggtaggccgtggcatttaaacgatgcccaattggcactaaggggcctaaagtgtgccaagaaaacatcccccacaccattacaccaccaccaccagcctgcacagtggtaacaaggcatgatggatccatgttctcattctgtttacgccaaattctgactctaccatctgaatgtctcaacagaaatcgagactcatcagaccaggcaacatttttccagtcttcaactgtccaattttggtgagcttgtgcaaattgtagcctctttttcctatttgtagtggagatgagtggtacccggtggggtcttctgctgttgtagcccatccgcctcaaggttgtacatgttgcggcttcacaaatgctttgctgcatacctcggttgtaacaagtggttatttcagtcaaagttgctcttctatcagcttgaatcagtcggcccattctcctctgacctctagcatcaacaaggcatttttgccaacaggactgctgcatactgggtgtttttcccttttcacaccattctaaaccctagaaatggttgtgcatgaaaatcccagtaactgagcagattgtgaaatactcagaccggcccgtctggcaccaacaaccatgccacgctcaaaattgcttaaatcacctttctttcccattcattcattcagtttggagttcaggagattgtcttgaccaggaccacacccctaaatgcattgaagcaactgccatgtgattggttggttagataattgcattaatgagaaattgaacaggtgttcctaataatcctttaggtgagtgtatatatatatatatatatatatatatatgtttttttttttgttgttttttttgcaggTGTTTATTTAACAGAGAACTGGCCTCACAAAACCCTGACATGTGACCCATATCTAGTCTATAAAACACAAGG from Amia ocellicauda isolate fAmiCal2 chromosome 1, fAmiCal2.hap1, whole genome shotgun sequence includes the following:
- the LOC136751827 gene encoding gap junction Cx32.2 protein, whose translation is MGDWSFLGRLLDKVQSHSTVVGKVWLTVLFVFRILVLGAGAEKVWGDEQSGFICNTQQPGCENVCYDLAFPISHIRFWVLQIIFVSAPTLVYLGHVLHIIHKEEKMRLRIQQVDQGEQHNYMLVKANKVPKYTDTKGKIRIEGHLLCSYLLNVIFKILFEVAFIVGQYYLYGFVLEPMFVCSRRPCPFTVECYISRPTEKSIFILFMLTVACVSLVLNIVEIFYLFARKIKRAANKQYKRQIDYLKVPKTSEGTNPGWKPAVQPDGFSNKDDELQNKINEWKMGSEVAKSVGVEVYGLKGDTEKQSEIQSGKHSVGGSLESIKEEKQFTS